The region GTTTGCTATTGTATGCCCAGGTCATAATTGTTACATTGTTACAAAGTTAACCGTGCAAACTTGGAAAGGTCTCATTTGGACTAGAGAAAATGTTGCACCAGTTTGATGATTATGTGGAGGATATTCTTGGTTTTGTAGAAACGTCACTGTCACCATGCAGTGACCAAACTGCAGTTCTCCTCTGCATTTTGGAGCTGGGCTCCAGTCTTGGTGGTAGGTTTTAGCGACAGTTCTGCTCACGGCTTGAAGCTGCTCATGGCTTGAAGCTCACGGCCTCGGGCTGGCTGCTGTCTCCATCTTGGTAGAGCTCTGTGAGACGTGTTGAATGTGGAAGGCAGAGGCTGTGCGTGGAGGTCATGTGGAGACTCTGGGATTTCTCATTGCCGTTCTTAGGACCGTAGTAACTTAAAATTGAAGGAGGTTTTGTTTGGAGCTGTGAAATTGCTTTGTCTTATGAAGGGTCTCAAGCTGCTTTTAGAGATTCTGTCTTATAGAAAGTTTGGACTTGGGTCTgtaggattttaattttaataaatattaattgtagTAAGtagttataataaatattaatgtagAGGATTAAAAAgcagtttattttgaaatacagCAGCGTATCAACCATTCATAGTTGGGGCTTGAGTTTATAAGGTAAAACTTTCTCTCGTAattaattttcttctcatttaacaTTTTGGGATTTTCTGCACATGTTCACTTACCTGTTTTGGGTCGTACAGTGCTCCTCATAGTTGGCGTGTATGTCGAGCTGACCTGGAAGTGCCACGTGCTCCCAGATGGCGTGCACCCTCAGGTGGCGTGCACACTCAGCGTGCACCCTTTGTGCCTTCGTGGCAGGCAGGTGCGGCTCCAGGCCCCTGTGGCACTCTCGTGTCCTGGGCTAGGGTTTGCTCAAAAGCCTGGGTGGCTCGACGAGGGCCGTGGCCTCGGAAACCCGTCTCCAGATGCGCTTGTGTTTGCTTAGTTTACTTCCCGTGTGTTGAGCGCACCTTTGCTGTTGTTTGGGTCCCTGCTTCCATTAGGCCGCTCTTTCCTAATTTGCTGTGTTCAGGCACTGGAAGATGGCTGGCTGGAATTATATAGAAGGTAGCAGGCAGTACATTTTGAGTCATAATTTAAAGGGCTTCTGGAAAGCGCGGTGTCGGGCCCGAGTCCCTGGCCTCCGCCACGTCTCTGTGGCACAGAGGGGCCTGTTTCGGTTCCCTGGATCCCAGTAGTTGGATCTCCAGGTGAGGGAGTGGGCGCTTCCTGAAAAGTGGCTGCTTGCACCATGTGAGAGCGTGTGTCACGCAGCTTTGTGCATGATTTGCGTGCTTCATTTGTGAGACCATTTTCCTCTGAGGAGATTCGGAGCCGCGAGTGTTCCAGAGTGTGTGGAAGGAGGAGAGCGCAGTGCTGTGACTCCCGTGGGGCCCCTGGTCCTGATGGAGGTGGGCCCTGAGAGCCACTGTGGACTCCAGGGTGTGTGCAGATGGTCAGCGTTCCGGACAGCAAGCTGGATCAGGAGGTTTGAAAGATGGTATAAAGTTGAGAGGAGAGCATTAGACTTCAGCAACTGATGCTGAGCGTGTCTCCCCGCGGGTGGGACCTTGTGGGTGTGAAGAGTGTGGGGCTGTGCTGGCCTCGTGATGGGAAAGGACACACGAGTCTAGCTCTGGGAATTCCGGGCGGGCTCAGCCTGTATGTCCCTTATTGAGCAATTCCTTACTGAgttggttattattatttttttagttctGTGAGTTGATGGGCTTAAATTTGCAATTTGAAGGCACATTCGTTGCCTTAAAAAGCCATATCGTGCTTTACAGTGGCTTAGGGAGACGGTGAAATAAGGGGAATGTCAGTGCGTTTGCTTGTTTAATACACTCAGTGCTGTGAACTCTCATCCTGCCGTCCCTCAAATGTGCACGCTATCTGCGAAGCGGAGCGAAAGTGGTGTTTAATAATTGAGCTGAGCCCTTTCATATCAATTTTCTCTCTTCAGGCTCAAAGTACTGACAAATAAAGCTTCTGTGATGCTCTTTATGAAAGGAAACAAACAGGTAAAGAACTCAAAAATggttttatttgtaatttcttttgATGTTAACATCTGCAACAAGGGGACacttaaatctttttttcctaGCTGTAGCTAATGAAGCTGTAGTGGTAGCAGGAAGTTATCCAGGCCTTAATTGGTGCTTATGGAGATCAAACAAAGTAATCTACATTTTCCTTGACTTTATCATCAACATCTCAGCGGGGTGCATTTCTTTCTGCTGCCAAACTTTGTCAGCGGACGTGGTCAGCACTGCTAGCACTGGGCGGTTCCGTTAGCTGCTGTCTACTCCCAGAGCGTGCACTTCGGGGCTGGGAACCTCACGGTTTCTTGGTTTGCAGCCCTGGACCGTGGTCTAAAGTGCTGGCAATGCAGAAGGGAGCAGGGCTCAGAACTTGCTTGGTGGATGTGTGGGGCGGTTTGACAGGTGTGATTTGTGATTGGGTGGTTCTTGTTGCTCTGATGGATGAGAGTTATGTTGATTGTGCATCATTCTGAATATCAAGTTTGATAGCTCACCCCTACTGATAGGGTGATCAGAACCATCTATCCTGAGTATCTGAATCAGATGGGTGATCTCTAGAAGCCAGCCCCTGTTACCATCCTTTGTTCTAACCAGGCGCTGAGGCGGGCAGGGTTGGCAGAGGACAGGTGGATCTGGAAGGCTGGGCGGAGGCGGTCAGGACACTGCCGATCGATCTGCCTCACCTGTCGAGTGGGGTGTGTTGGGCAAGCCACTCGCCCCAGAGCTGCAGTGTCTCCTATAGAAAAGACAGTGTCCCCAGTCTTTTCTATAGGACTGGGATTTGGGATCCTCTGGCATGAAAAAACCTGTTAGACTTTTCTATAACCTCAGAAAAGTTTGGTACTCCATAATGTAAACATACGTTTAAAAAGTGAAACTAGGAAAGGGATGATTCCAACCACTTAAGAAAGGAGGCGTTgtggctgtggtctgtgtgaagtggagcagcggcagcagcagcggcagggtTTGACTCTGGAGGTTTTTGATCACGAGGTGACAGTGTCAGAACACATCTCCAGTCGTGACAAGCCCAAGTCAGGCTGGGGGCCGTGCGCCTGGGGTGACGTCTGGATGGGTCCTTCTTGAAGGGGCGGGTCTCATCAACCTACCGGCTCTGGTACGAGGAGGCCCTGGGAGCCGGCCGTCTTCTGCAGTGCCGTCCCCCGGACAGAGCCTCAGACAGGGCCGTGCTCATGGGCTGTGTTGGCATGCAGTGCATCctaaagtttgtgttttttcctAAATTTAGGAAGCTAAGTGTGGCTTCAGCAGACAGATTTTGGAAATACTAAATAGTACTGGGTAAGTAAATCTCATTTTCAGAGGGTATATTTAAGAAATTCTAACTTTTCAGTTCTGACACTGATTCTTCTTAGTTGctatatcttttcatgtatttttatctatttatttttgctgtagcATTTTGTGAATGCTTTAACGTAGACCACAGTAGAATTTTTTGACCAATGTCAACGTATTGGTAACATAAAGGAGGTATTTTGGCAGACATTGAGATAGCTATTTGTCTACTTTCCCAGAGGAAAATTAATAACTGAGTTCTTAGCATGCATAAAGATATTTTAGCGAAAGTGTATTataggtttttaattttctttaaaaaaaacattctAGTTTCCGAATAGTTCGTGAAACAGGAAGCACATGAAGGTCTGTTGTCTGGATCTGAGAGGTGGTGGGTTAGACTGTGGTGCtcgtgcttttgatctcagtgaTCTGCCAGGTAGGAAAACTGGAATTGTGGTCAGACCACTTTAGAGATACTTCGCACATGTTCTGTGTTGCGCactgtttttgcttatttttcttccttattctcAACTGCCTCTTTTCAGTATTGTAAGGATTCTAACTGTAGCTTTAGATAGACTCGCCAACCCTATGACATGACAGGGAGAGTCAGCTTTGAAGTGTGTGGGCATTCTTGGGCTGGGCTGAGTAACACAGCCCCAGATGCAACTTTGGGGATAAAAGAACAGTCATTCTATTCAAGTGACTTTGATGCTTCACAGAGGAGAGACAGGTCGCTGTCGTGCTCCAGCCTCCAGCTGCCCTGTCCTCACCCTGCCCTGGGCTGCAGGAGAGGCTGGCTCGGCTCTGGTCACTTTCTTCCCTTTGCCACATGTCCTGTGAGTCACCCTCAGGCCACCTGTCCTTAGCGCCAGCTAGTCCCCTGGGGTTCTGAGACCAGGATGGGACAGTTCTGGGCCCATTACAGCCTAAGTATTTGGTGGAAAGTCTCCATCACTTACTTTCTGTCCCATGTCTGTGTAAGGCGGATTGGGTTGGAAGCGCCAGTTCCCCCAGAGCAGGGAGCTTCTTGGGACAGAGTACCCTCCCGACTCCAGGCTGGCTGCACACCTCCTAGGGTCTGCTAACGTGGAGGACTGTGATCCTGCTGGAGCTGTTGGAATGTAGGGGGCGCTTCTCGCGCTCTATTCCTTTCCTCCATCCTTGCTCTTGTCTGTTCCTTCCATAGAAAAGACATGTGCCCCGAGGGGCTGAGCACCCAGTGTGCATTGGGGTGTGGGAGGCGCCCTTTACAGGGAACTTCAGGAGGCGCACTGGCAGCTGTGACTCGGTATACCTGTGTACATGTAGGCCCAGCGCTTCTTAGATCCCTTATATCAGTGGGCAGTTCCAGAACTCAGGATTTTTATGATACTGTGTCAATTAGGAGATCTGCCTCTTTAGTTCAACTTGAAGGCAGACTTAAACTGcggttctgttttcttttttcaatctCTTTTGCTCTTCTTTCAAACATTGCATTCTTGGTACTTGTTGCTGATTCATCCTGCCAAGTTCTTTCTCCGACTCTCTCCTGCCTTACGGACCGTTCTCTTTGGGACTTGTGTGTTAAGTGAACAGGATTCCCTGTGAAAATGGCTTTGGTTTTATGGACAGTGAAATCCATTTTTTCATATGTGGCATTTTCTTTGGCCAGGTTTTGAAATTGCACGTACACTCAGTCTTCCTGCAGGGATCCAGTCATATATGCTTATTAACTCCTTGACCACCTTGTAATGAAATCCTCCTGAGTAGATGTGGTTGAATTTTCACTCATTTATACAAGTAGCGTTCATCACACAGCATAAAGCCACAGCACTTGCACTGGTTGTGTGCATCATGGAAATAGCACGTGTGTTCTGAAGTAGGTCATGCTCTGTGGAAGGCTCATTTCCAGAGGGGAGGTGGCTGGGGGTGTGTCCCCCAGCTGGTGAACTCCCAGCCTCCATCCCTGGGCGCCGCAGGGCTGCTCCCTCCTGCTCCCAAAGCAGAGAAAATCCAGAAAAATTTATATCTTGGGATGACTTATTCTGTCAAGTACAAGACagataaagaagtaaaataatttgttttcccccaaattttGTTAGCAACAAAATAGTTTTACTTTTCTTGACTGTTTTTGAAACACCAAATAGAGTTTATAATTTTTGTCTAAAACTGTATTTCTTgttaaaatgttttctcctttttgtagGATTGAATATGAGACATTTGATATATTGGAGGATGAAGAAGTAAGTTCTGTGTTTTAGGTTTTGTCTTTTGTCTTAGTTTTAACCATTAGGATTGTCATTTATTCTAATCTGATAGGGCCATTTCAGAGTTCCTGTTGTTTCCATAGGTTCGGCAAGGATTAAAAGCTTACTCCAATTGGCCAACGTACCCTCAGCTGTATGTGAAGGGCGAGCTTGTCGGAGGACTGGACATCGTTAAGGTGAGGTCAGGAATCACTGGGAGCCTGAAGGAATGAAAGCCTGAGCGTGTATGAAAACTGTCGTTTCACTGGACTTGTCCTGGGCCTCGTGTCTGATCACTCCAGCCCAGAACTACCATCTCTCCGACAAGAACATCTTGTCTCTTACCTCTCACCTGAGCCAGTCAGAATCCGCCCCTCACTGTGTGGCCTCTCCTACCCACTAGGCCCTTTGCTCTGGCTCTGAGCAGCTGCCAGCCAGGGTCCCCAGAGAGACTCAGCACTCAGAGCAGCTCTGGGTGTGCCCAGTCTCCAGCCCTGATTCACTCACACTGTACTACGTTCTCCCACGTTTTAGCTTCTTTCCACCCTGTCTCTACTTTGAATTTCCTTGCATAGTCCATATTTAAGTATGCTTTCTGTATCCTTCAGGCTCGTCTTGTCTGTGAATCTTAGATTTTTTCAGCCAGAAATGTTTGTTTTGCATCTGCTTCTGAAGTTCTCCTGCCCCGTTACATTTCTGTTactataattttattactttctgGTGTCATTTCAGTCGCCTTACTCACATGTACTCGGTGACGGAGTAGAGAGTGCCAGGCCAAGGGCCGGGGCCTGGGACACAGTGCTGGCCTGGCCCTGCCAGCTGTGCCACTGAGGCCTGAGGTCACTGACCTCAGGACTGCATGAGGCCATTTCCAGGTCCCCCACTGGTTCTCAAATGCTGGGAAACGAGACCTGTGTCAGGTTGTCAGTGTATTTCAAGGACTCTGTTTCTTCTATGTGTTTGATGATGAATTTCCTTGTTTGgttggctttcagttcagtcactcagttgtgtccgactctttgggaccccatggactgcagcacagcaggcttcctgtccatcaccaactcccagagcttgctcaaactcatgtccattgagtcagtgatcccatccaaccatctcatcctctgtcgtccccttctcctcccgccttcagtttttcccagcatcagggtttttttccaaggagttagttctttgcattaggtggccaaagtattggagtttcagcttcagcatcagtctttccaatgaatattcagggctgatttcctataagattgactggtttgatctccttgcagtccaagggactctaaaggaTCTTCTgtaacaacacagttcaaaagcatcaatactttggcactcagctttctttgtggtccaactctcatatccatacatgaaaactggaaaaacgatagctttgagtagatggatcttagtcggcaaagtaatgtctctgctttttagtatgctgtctgtgttggtcatagcttttcttccaaggagcaagcatcttttaatttcatgactgcagtcaccatctgcagtgattttggagcccaagaaaagaaaatctgtcactgtttccattgtttccccatctatttgccatgaagcaatgggaccagatgccatcatcttagttttctgaatgttgagtcttaagccagctctttcactttcatcaagaggctctttagttcctcttcactgtctgccataagggtggtgtcatctgcgtatctgagattattgatatttctccctgcaatcttgattccagcttgtgcttcctccagcccagcatttctcatgatgtgctctgcatagaagttaaataagcaggatgacagcatacagccttgatgtgttcctctctcaatttggaaccactctgttgttccatgtctggttctaactgttgcttcttgacctgaatacagatttctcaggagtcaggtcaggtggtctggtattcccatctcttgatgaattttccacagtttgttgtgatctacatagtcaaagactttggcgtaatcaataaagcagaagtagatgttttttttttggaacgctattgctttttctatgacccaacggatattggcaatttgatctctggttcctctgccttttctacatccagcttgaacatctggaagttcatggttcatgtattgctgaagcctggcttggagcatattgagcattactctgctagcgtgtgagatgagtgcaattgtgcggtagtttgagcattctttggcattgcctttctttgagattggaatgaaaactgaccgtttccagacctgtggccactgctgagttttccaaaattattgGCATACTGaggcagaactttcacagcatcatctttaggatttgaaatagcttaactggaattccatcacctccattaactttgtttgtagtgatgcttcctaaggcccatttgacttcacattccaggatgtctggctcaaggtgactgatgataccatcgtggttatctgggtcattaagatcttttttgtactgttcttctgtgtattcttgccacctcttcttactatcttctgcttctgttagatacTGGCTTTAAGTAAATTCTAAGTGAATTTTAAACAGACATGACTTTGCTTATAGGATTTCCAGTCCAGAATGTAGGCGCCCCACCTGGTAGCATGCATGTGTCCTGGAGCTCTCCAGGGCGGCCCAGGACAGCAGGGCAGCTGCGGCTTCAGCACCATGGACGCCTCCCTGGAGCCCCCTCTGGAGCCGCAGTGCGGGAGCGCGGTGGCAGCGGCGAGGCTGCGGGGCGGCCTCATGGAGGGGGGAGGATCGTATCTGAGGCCAGGTTCTTGATGTTGTAAGTGGAAAGCATGGAGTAAGTGCTGCTGCCTCTGGTTGTCTTATAACCTGCTGTCTGGTTGCTGTTGCCTCTCTACGTTTTTGACTTAACGCTGTCGTCCCATGAAGGAGCTCTGGCCCAGCCCTGGGGGCCTTCAGTGCTGAGTGCTGGCAGCTTTTCTGAGTCACAGAGCTGCGGTCCTGCGGTTTCACTGCCCAGGTTTTATCTCCTGCTGAGTTCCAGGTTTGATGTCACGCTTCTTGAGGAAGCCAGTGAATCATGTCCCCAGTAAACTCTCATTCCTGGAGGGAAGAAAACATACAACATAGTAGCTGTGAACAGCCCCGAGGCAGCAAAACTCGGTCTGCATTTGTTGTTCTATATCTATTTGTGTTTGTGTGAGACACAGGCAGTGTGCGGAGCCCAGACGCTCCAGAGCCTGTTCTTGTCTGAAGGTCTGTAGCCTGTCCCTCAGCCACTGCAGCTCTGGGGGAGATGCAGTCAAGATGTCTCATTTCACCCTGAAGCTGAGCTGCGTGGGCAGCTTCTTTTCAGGTGTGTAACAGTGTGTGTTACATGACTTCTTGTGTTCACCTGCTAAGAACTTACACGTCTGGAAATTTGTGATATTGGTAACAGTTTTCTGTGAGAAGGTAACGGGTTTGATGTTATGTTGCCATGTTGGTTTGTTCTGGCAGAGGGCAGCTCTTCATCTTTATGTCACTTAAAGCCTTAGCTGTGCTGCTGACGGCTCACCCCTGGCTTCCTCAGCAGGAGCCGTGAGTGCTGGTTTGGTTGAATGAGTGATAAGTGAATGGATTATCTggtgactgagtgactgccaTGCTGATGTCTGGAGAAAAACGTCGACTGGTTAGTATAGATGCAGAGAGCTAACATTAGCTCTGAAGAGTGGACAGTGCACCACTGCAGAGTTTGGGACGCAGAATCAGTTGAGAGTCAGGTGCTTCCCATAGGTCACTGCCTGACACCCTCCcagcaggtgaggaaacagacgGAAGTTAGGGGAGTGGTGTGCCCCCTCCTGGCCAGGGAGCCGTTGAGTCCCAGTCTCATGTCAGGACCACCACCCACCCAGCCATCGAGCTGCACGGCCTGCTGCCTCCGAGTCGTGTGCTCCGAGGAGTCGTGCATGGTTTCTTGATGTCACCGGATGTGTGCTTGTTAAATGGGTACAGGATCCCAAGACCTGCCTGTCTGGGTTTAATCCAGAGAGAGTGCCAGTGGGTTTTAGTGGTTTGATTGATTGATGTTCATGAAGCTTAAGAATAACCTGAAATGTCCTGTCAAATTGTTTATATTAAACTAGAAAATCTTATTTATCCTCCACCATCACATTTTAAACTTGATGGCTGTATTCCAATTTTAGATCTGAAAGATAGGCACAAACCCTTTCTGAATACTTAGCTTTTTAATGGTTTCTAGCCTTTACATGTACATACCAGTGCCTGGCTTTTCCAGGTTGGGTTGAAACCAAGAAGCCTCATTACTGCCTGTTGGGCAGCAGGCGTCCTGTGCATTGTATCTGAGTGGACCTGATGTTCCTTCAATCACTTAAAAGTTCATTTTCCCTGTTAATTGCTATTGTTTACATAGGAAGCTTCACTGTTTTGCTCCAATTGCTGTGTTTGCTAATGCTGAAAAATCTGTGGGTTTTCGAACATCTTTTAACTCTAATTTTGTAAGGTGATAGTGTACCTGAGGTTTTTATGGTGGTGCCCTTAGTCTGAATGTGCTGGTGGACTGGAGTTTGCATCCAGTAAGGTGTTTCTTCGGGTTCTCTGATACAGATGCAGTCTGCCATTGTTtagatgttttcattttctatctaTACATATGCATGATAtggtttcattctttatttttaggaACTGAAAGAAAACGGGGAGTTGCTGCCTATACTGAAAGGAGAAAATTAATGAACAGTAGACTTGGTGCCCACCACCGCAGGAAGGCTTCCTCCAGCGGAGCAGTTCATGATTTAGTCCTCAGGAATGGACTAGGAGGAGAAAATGCTCATCCCCGGTTACGCTTTGTGTGTTTCACAAGGCTGTGCTAAATAACGTATGTGACCTTTTTTCCACCAAAAATAGAACGCAATAAACATCTTCaagttcaattaaaaataattgtgtaaAAAAGTGTGTCTTTATAGTGATGTTAGGTTTGTAGTTACTGTAACTCACCcacttttcatctctttttcatCATCTGTGGGCATCTTGCAGTTAAGACATAGTCTTCAGAGAGTGGGGAACTTGAGAATCTGAACCACATCAGCATTTAGAGCCACTCATAGAGCAAACCAATGGCTCCCCTCACTGGCCAAAGATCTTTTTACAGCTCAGAAAATCCTGCTGCAGGCCTTTTTCTGAGCATCACTGAGCTGGGCCCTGGTGAAATGGCTGGGTCCACGTCGGCGTCTGTAGCCTCAGGACCTGTGTCAGCTCCAGCAGCGTGGTACCTGGGAGCCTCCCGGAAGAGGGGGCTTCTCAGTGGGGTGTCAGCAGGTTTCTTTCATAACTTGTCCAAGGATAAGGTAGCCTGGCAGAGAGCAGGACGGTGGTGTTGGGTTGTGTTACGCATCACAACATACTCTAATCTTTGCACTAAAAATACTGGTTTAGTCCTTAAATAAGTTGAGAACATCCAGAAGTCCATGAACATTTCAGTAGTATTTTTGATTCTGAATCTAACATGCTGAAAAAACAGTTGTTCCTTTAGGTCTCTGCCGTGCATGCCTTAAACAGATGGCTGAGTCCGTTGCCATGTTCTTAGACTCTGCCGGTACCTGAGGCACATGTTATCCTCATGGAGTTTTCCCTGCCTGTTGAGCTGGGTGGCTAAGGCTCCAGAAAATTGGTGTTTGTAAGGAAAGGGGCGCAGCAGCCAGCAGTTGGGGTAGGAGAGACGGGAGGAAGCGCAGGTAGTTCCGGCGCAGGTAAGGCTTCGCTCACCAGGGCGCTGGCATTTCCTGTCTCTCACGCGGCAGGCCGTCTCCCTGCTGTTGCATCGTGCAGAGAGGAGAGACGTGCTCCCGTGTGTCACACGTGGCCTTGCTTCCTGCCAACGCCCCTCATGGCTTAGTGTCTTATTGCCACTGTGTATAATTAGATGGGGCTCTTTTGGGCTCTTTTTTAGTCTATGAACTATGTTTTTCCACTTTGAAAATAACTGTATAAGCAAAACCTCTAAAATGCAGATGGAAATGCATTTTGACTGAAATTTTATTAAGCCATTGGCTCCATGGATGTGCGTGACTCATGG is a window of Bos taurus isolate L1 Dominette 01449 registration number 42190680 breed Hereford chromosome 26, ARS-UCD2.0, whole genome shotgun sequence DNA encoding:
- the GLRX3 gene encoding glutaredoxin-3 isoform X2, whose protein sequence is MLFMKGTPQEPRCGFSKQMVEILNKHNIQFSSFDIFSDEEVRQGLKTYSSWPTYPQLYVSGELIGGLDIIKELEASKELDTICPKAPKLEERLKVLTNKASVMLFMKGNKQEAKCGFSRQILEILNSTGIEYETFDILEDEEVRQGLKAYSNWPTYPQLYVKGELVGGLDIVKELKENGELLPILKGEN